One genomic segment of Fundulus heteroclitus isolate FHET01 chromosome 10, MU-UCD_Fhet_4.1, whole genome shotgun sequence includes these proteins:
- the cpxm2 gene encoding inactive carboxypeptidase-like protein X2 isoform X2, with amino-acid sequence MTEECPPMGLETLKIDDFQLHASSTKRYGLGAHRGRLNIQAGLYEDDLYDGAWCAGRDDPLQWLEVDARRLTKFTGVVTQGRSSLWSSDWVTSYKVMVSNDSHTWITLKNGSADLIFSGNREKEIPVRNIFPSPVVARYIRVNPRSWFYGGSVCMRAEILGCPLPDPNNYYHRRNEVITTDDLDFRHHSYKEMRQLMKVVNEMCPNITRIYNIGKSQSGLKLYAIEISDNPGEHEVGEPEFRYTAGSHGNEVLGRELLLLLMQFMCLEYLSGNQRIRHLVEETRIHLLPSVNPDGYDKAFEAGSELSGWSLGRWTNDGIDIHHNFPDLNSILWEAEAKKWIPRKMLNHHIPTPEWYLSKNASVALETRALIAWMEKMPFVLGGNLQGGELVVTFPYDRTRSQGVTREQTPTPDEHVFRWLAFSYASTHRLMTDASRRVCHTEDFAKEDGTINGASWHTAAGSMNDFSYLHTNCFELSMYVGCDKFPHESELPEEWENNRESLLVFMEQVHRGIKGVVRDLQGRGIANAIISVEGIGHDVRTAADGDYWRLLNPGEYRVTAKAEGYSLVTKKCEVGYAMGASRCDFTIGRSNLFRIREIMEKYKKQPIGLPARQFQAHRPRERRLGT; translated from the exons AATGCCCTCCCATGGGACTGGAAACGCTGAAGATTGATGATTTCCAGCTTCACGCTTCATCTACGAAACGCTATGGTCTTGGTGCCCACAGAGGTCGTCTTAACATTCAG GCTGGCCTTTATGAAGATGACCTGTACGATGGGGCCTGGTGTGCAGGCAGAGATGACCCCCTTCAGTGGTTGGAGGTGGATGCCAGGAGGCTGACGAAGTTCACAGGGGTCGTCACCCAAGGCAGGAGCTCCCTCTGGTC AAGCGACTGGGTGACCTCCTACAAGGTCATGGTTAGCAACGACAGCCACACCTGGATAACCCTTAAAAATGGCTCTGCGGACTTG ATATTCAGCGgcaacagagaaaaagaaatccCCGTCCGGAACATCTTTCCATCACCTGTGGTGGCCCGGTACATTCGAGTCAACCCCCGCTCGTGGTTTTACGGCGGCAGTGTCTGTATGAGAGCGGAGATCCTTGGCTGTCCTCTGCCAG ATCCTAACAATTACTATCACAGACGCAATGAAGTCATAACAACGGATGACTTGGACTTCAGGCACCACAGCTACAAAGAGATGAGGCAG CTAATGAAGGTGGTTAATGAAATGTGCCCCAACATCACCCGGATCTATAACATAGGAAAGTCCCAAAGCGGCCTCAAACTGTATGCCATTGAGATCTCTGACAACCCTGGCGAACATGAAGTCG GAGAACCGGAGTTTCGTTACACGGCAGGATCACACGGAAACGAGGTGCTGGGGCGagagctcctcctcctgctcatGCAGTTCATGTGTCTGGAGTATCTATCTGGCAACCAGCGGATCCGTCACCTGGTGGAGGAGACCAGAATCCACTTATTGCCATCAGTCAACCCCGATGGGTACGACAAAGCCTTTGAAGCG GGCTCAGAGCTCAGCGGCTGGTCTCTTGGTCGATGGACTAATGATGGCATTGATATTCACCACAACTTTCCTGACCTCAACTCCATTCTCTGGGAGGCGGAGGCAAAAAAGTGGATTCCTCGCAAAATGCTCAACCACCACATCCCCACCCCAGAGTGGTACCTGTCCAAGAACGCCTCA GTTGCCTTGGAGACGCGAGCCCTGATAGCATGGATGGAGAAAATGCCCTTTGTGCTGGGTGGGAACCTCCAGGGAGGCGAGCTGGTGGTGACCTTCCCATATGACAGAACCCGCTCCCAGGGGGTGACCAGGGAGCAGACCCCCACCCCCGACGAACACGTCTTCCGGTGGCTGGCCTTCTCCTACGCCTCCACCCACCGCCTGATGACTGATGCCAGCCGACGGGTCTGTCACACAGAAGACTTCGCCAAGGAGGACGGAACCATCAACGGGGCGTCTTGGCACACTGCGGCCGGCA GTATGAATGATTTCAGCTACCTGCACACCAACTGCTTTGAGCTGTCGATGTATGTAGGTTGTGACAAATTCCCCCATGAAAGCGAGCTGCCTGAGGAGTGGGAGAACAATCGAGAGTCTCTCCTTGTTTTCATGGAGCAG GTGCATCGTGGTATCAAAGGTGTAGTCAGGGACCTACAAGGGCGAGGAATAGCCAACGCCATCATCTCTGTAGAGGGCATTGGTCATGATGTTCGCACAg CTGCTGATGGTGATTACTGGCGCCTATTGAACCCTGGAGAGTACAGGGTAACAGCCAAAGCTGAGGGCTACAGCCTCGTCACTAAGAAGTGCGAGGTGGGCTATGCGATGGGGGCCAGCAGGTGCGACTTCACCATTGGCCGAAGTAACTTGTTCCGAATCAGAGAAATaatggaaaaatacaaaaagcagccAATCGGGTTGCCAGCGAGGCAGTTTCAGGCCCACAGGCCCAGAGAGAGACGTCTGGGAACATAA